In Capsicum annuum cultivar UCD-10X-F1 chromosome 8, UCD10Xv1.1, whole genome shotgun sequence, the genomic window tcggactcttcgaAAATGTTgacgcacccgtgtcggatccttcaaaaatgcactatttttgaaggatccgacatgcacccaatgaaatttttgaagagtccgagcaacatagttgCCAAGTAGCATACAGTGACTTTGCCTTTTTTAGTTCAGTTTTCTTTCACCCTTCTattttgaagaatcaagttgtcAATTTGAAACAATGCAAATCATCAGCAAGATTGATTTTAGTTTGTAGTAGTTCTGCAGAAGCGATAGTGAAGTCTAAAAGcttatgaattttttgagctACTCCTTCGGAATTATCCTAATGTGACATGTTATAATTTTGCCTCTCTATctcccaaggtaggggtaaggtcgcCTCTCTATctcccaaggtaggggtaaggtctgtgtatgCTCTACTCTCCCTAGAACCCACTTGTGGAAttgcactgggtatgttgttgttgtacatgcTACAATTTCCTGATGTTATGACCCCTGTTAACTGCAGCAGCTATATACGCCGGAAGAGACTAGCATGACCCTCACTAAACCTGTAAATGCATAGTAACTTTTTGAAAACATTGATTTGAAAAACTTAAATTCTAAGCTCTGTATTTTGCAAAAATCTGCCAGGAAAATCTATGTTATAGTTGAATTTCTTTAACAAAATGTTAACGGTAAAATGAATATGTCAGAAGATTCCTGATGTGTTAATTGTTGGTTAATGGCAGATAGAAGGGGATATTCTGGCTGTCAAGAAAGGACTTGTCGCTGTCAGTCGCCGTCTTCAAGATTGTTTCTCTGTTGATAGGAATAGAACGGCTGAGAATCCATCACTTGAGTTAGATTCAGAGCAGACTTTGCCTCCTCAACCTGTTGATCTACCTGGACAAAGGAGTTCAATGCCACAGCCAATAAGCACAAGCTCTTTCTCAGGTGCCTCTGGATGCCATCCTGTGTCACTAGATGCTGACAAGTTTTCCAGCATTGATTCAAAAATGCCATTACAAGAGGTTGCTTTCAGGGTTCTCTGCCCAAATGATAAGGTAGGGGCTATAATTGGCAAGGGTGGAGCAATTGTTAAGGCTCTTCAGAATGACAGCGGAGCAAGCATTGCTGTTGGGCCCAATGTTGCTGAGTGCAATGAGAGAATGATAAGTGTTACTGCATTAGAGGTTAGTTGGGTGttctttttacttgttttttttaatCTGTAATTTGTGGGGTCAAGTgatttagttttctttttatCTAGAATCTAGAATTACGGAAATCTCCAGCACAAATCgctgttgttcttgtttttgagCGGATTCTGGACGCTGGCTCTGGGATGAATTTGGgcacaagatcattaattacatttCGACTTGTGGTGGCAAATAGCCAAGTTGGTTGTTTATTGGGAAAGGGAGGTGCAATAATTTCAGATATCAGGAAGGAGACTGGTACCAGCATACGAATATTTAGAGGTGACCAAGTTCCTAGGTGTGTCTCAGTCAATGATGAAGTTGTACAGGTGAGATTGTTCAGCCTTTGGTCCTTTTAACTTCTTCAAACTTTAGAAATACTTTTACTAATGTACCATATATCTGAAAGTAATTAAGTCATATATGCCTCTTTGTGGATCAACACCTCTGAAAGAAAGCAAAGGACTTCATTTACAACTTGTTTGTATAGTTGTTACATCTTGGTTcataatgtatcatatcatattGTAGTACTGTATTGGTTTGAGgaatacaatgtttggatagattgtatGGTTTTTCATCATTATATAATGCCACAATGTGTGGAAGGTCAATCAAAGTAAAGAGGAGGGAGAAAAGAGGTTATGTGTGCAAGTAGCCATCTCTTAAATTCAAGATTTACAAAAAGAGGCAACCAAACAAGGCCCTTgtctcattaagggcaaaattGTACAAGCTAGTTGTCTTCTTTATTTCCTTAGTATAAATAGGATTTCTCTTATTTTGGAAGTAGACTTTGATAGTAGACTTTGATCAATATTGAATATTGAGCTTTGGAGCTTATAGTTTCTAGGTGAAGCCTAGCTTTAATGTAGTTCATGGTAAGTAATTAGTAGTCAGATCTTGGAATTGTTGGTGAACTTATTTTGCTTGATTAATCGAAGGTTACCAATTTGTggttattttgttttttctttaatttgttaaATAGGTTGATTTTAAGTTgttgaaatcaatttttttttttgacgtCTGTTAAAATCAATTGGGAGGTGAGGTTTTAGCCCCTTGTGCCCATAATTTCAAGAGCTTGAGTATTAACCTACATATCCTCTTTCTTTGTTTTCCTTCTCTCTTGTTCTTCCCTCTTTGATTCTTATCACCTCTAGTCCTAGACGGGTGGGGGCAGCTGATTTATCAACCAGATGACCCAAAAACGTACCAGTGGGACTTTCCCCATGTGGTTCACGCCATTCAAGGTGGCCCACCTAACATTTGTTCGCTAATCCTGTCGTAAAATTGAGAGTGCTCAACCTCGAAAGCTAATTTTTCACGTGTACGCACTTTGTCTTTCATAACATTGACCTTTTAAATTGAAGAGTAAATTGTCCTTTTTTGGATAAATTAAGTTGTTTGTGTCATAATTAGTTCATCTAGGTTTTCCTTCACTTGAAGTCAAAATATTGGGGTAATGCACTTTTTAGGTTACACAATTTGTAAGTTTCTTGTGACCTTTCCTGAAAATTCtttggaaaaagaaagaaaaaacttagGCTCGTTAATACAGAGATTGTTGATCTTGCCCGTGTATAAACAATTCAAACATGGTTTCgtagaataaagagaaaaaaataactcaacaaagTAATATTTGGTGCTTAAGAAGTTCTGCGATTTTACTAATTTAGGCTAATTACGATTCAAAAGCATCTTTTTCTCCATTTGTGGCGAAAACATGCATACTTGCTTACCTATCAAAGTGAAGGTTTAAATATTGGAAGTGAGCTCCTAAATATTTATCTaatcaaaaagaaataaacaCCTAAATGTCCATTTCTCTTCATAGGTATTGAGGGGAGATTATGATACGTCTTTTGTGGATAAATATCTTCATCcattatttcatttgaaaattatcaaaacacTTCCTTTTACTCTTGTGGGTTTCTGGACCTATTGAAATCAATCTCTAGAAAATCAGACATTTTGGTGTTTCTGTTGCGCTGAGATTGTATAGTTTAGATTGCAGGTGAGTTTGTAAATGTGCAAGATGCTTTACGAAATGTCACTGGTCGGTTGCGTGATAATCTCTTGGCAGCGAAGGTGTCCAATGGTGTCTGCAGAAACAACTCCTTGGCATCTGAAAGTAGTCCCTCTGGCCAAATGAAGGAACCTCCTTTTGGATTTCATCGGTCTGGTGGTGTCACACATGCCATGAATCAGCATCCTGACTTAACGCGGTCTATTGATAACCTTGTACTTTCCAACAAGACAGATCATCCCCCATCATCAGGGCTGTGGTCATCACAGGTGGTGAACTGCTGAATGTCTAATTTCCACTTTTAGTTTAATACATCTTAACTGACTTGTCTTTGAACATTTCCGGTGGATTTGGCTATTAGACACGACCCGGAGCAAATCAAAGAGGTGCTTTTGATGTCAGCAAAGGATCTAATTCAGTTAAAGGCGGCATAGAACTGGGAAGGTTGGTGTCTTGCAACTACTTCACAAGCACTTCATGCTTTTTCACCTGTGACAGGACGTAATCACGAGGGTGGACTCCCTGTTAtatgattttttgaaaatttgcCCTGCCTAGATTTACCCAGAATGTTCatttgagatttaaaaaaaaagatctaTTATATCTCTAAGCCCAAGCAGAAACTTCTTGGTTGTATTCATTATCTTCTTGCATTTTTCTATTGCTTGCAGTGGAAGCAGATCTGCCATTGTGACCAATACTACTGTGGAGATCATGGTTCCTGAAAACATTGTCAGCTGTGTGTATGGGGAGAACAAGAGCAACTTGACTCGTTTAAGACAGGTACTTAAGCCTCTTTCCTTTATTAATTGGTGTCGTGGAAGGTGCACAGGACTGTTAAAACTCATATTTCGTTGTGCTTCATTCGTTTATTGTGCTGATGTTTAATCTTTCTGCTGAATTGAATCAGATTTCCGGAGCAAGGGTTGTGGTACACGAGCCCCGTCCTGGAGCAGGTGACAGGATTATTGTGATCTCTGGGACACCAGATGAAACCCAGGCAGCTCAGAGCCTCCTTCAGGCCTTCATACTAGCTGAATCACCCTAAACTACTTATCAAAGAGATCCCAATTTTGTATACTGAACTAGTACAGTTAGATCTCTATCGACAGCTAATGTCACTTTTGTAGGTTTTGTATACTATGTCATGGGATGACTCTTGGCGTTCTTTTGTTTTTTGGATAGGACATTGGCATTACTTTTTGGTCTCTCGGGACTACGTTaggaaataagaaatattttgttAGATCCAATTGACTATGCCGTTGTAATGCTCACTAAGGATTCATATAATAGTTTGTCTTTCcatattaaattt contains:
- the LOC107840105 gene encoding KH domain-containing protein HEN4; the protein is MHKISIATSTVMHENTVAVSGSNSTAADAVDDGADNSTLTPPLPRRIVFRLLCHASRVGGVIGKSGSIIRQLQQDTSAKIHVDVSTNSDHHRLIVVVASALLNKRIRLLGPNEECDEIEVSAAQEALVKVFERVIEVTAENNGVVLGAENVVSCRLLVKGNQVGALMGKGGKVIDTIRRENGCRIKVLTSGKMPSCASPNDEIVEIEGDILAVKKGLVAVSRRLQDCFSVDRNRTAENPSLELDSEQTLPPQPVDLPGQRSSMPQPISTSSFSGASGCHPVSLDADKFSSIDSKMPLQEVAFRVLCPNDKVGAIIGKGGAIVKALQNDSGASIAVGPNVAECNERMISVTALENLELRKSPAQIAVVLVFERILDAGSGMNLGTRSLITFRLVVANSQVGCLLGKGGAIISDIRKETGTSIRIFRGDQVPRCVSVNDEVVQIAGEFVNVQDALRNVTGRLRDNLLAAKVSNGVCRNNSLASESSPSGQMKEPPFGFHRSGGVTHAMNQHPDLTRSIDNLVLSNKTDHPPSSGLWSSQTRPGANQRGAFDVSKGSNSVKGGIELGSGSRSAIVTNTTVEIMVPENIVSCVYGENKSNLTRLRQISGARVVVHEPRPGAGDRIIVISGTPDETQAAQSLLQAFILAESP